CCGGGTCCGATATTGGAACGAAACCCGAGTGACTTCcagaggagctcaaggcaaAAAGTACTAAAAGCACACGATTGTCCAGAAGACGCTCGAATGGTAACAGAGGCACTCTGACCGTCACTCTGCTTAGAAAAAATACAATCGCGGGGAgagggccgagatggagctcGCCCGGGTCGGAAAACCCGCCCCACGATGGATGATGGCCCCGCGAGGGACGTCCCATGACGCCCCATGACGCCTCTCGGCCCCCATGACAGCGAAAGAGAATGGGCAATTTTCAATTCTTGCAGCTTCGAAAGCCGTGTCAGGTACAAGTACATTGACTTGATCAGGGGTGTGTGGAAGCTTTAGAAACGACTTGGTTGGCCAGCCGTCTTACACTGAAGCCAGGTACACTCCTCCCCCGCTGACCCGGCTCAAACAAAACCTGACGGAGCTCCTCCCTCCCGCGGGGTGCTGAAGCGCTAATTTTCGAGCTGGCTGGGTACCTAGCGTCCGCTTCAGTTGTCCGGTCCACTGTTCTTGGAGACGGCGTTGGAGAATGGCCTAGAATGGTAATCCTCGCCGGTTCATTGTCCAGAATAGTTGAGAGGAGGGCAACCTTATCCGTCCTCAACCACAAGCTATACACCAATTCCTCATGTCACTGACGGAGTAAAGTTGCCTTGTCGAGAGTAAACATGAGTCGGGAGAGCATAGAGTCATGAGCGTACAGGTACAGGTCGGTCACCCCTCCTTATGGGCTTCATGCGGGGCTTTATACGGTGATATGGCCGGGACCCGGACTTCTCTCCGGCGCCTGCGAGTGCGAATGCACGCATTAGCTGCTCCTCTCCAACGAGGGCAGGGGCATTACAATTGACAGCGGGCTCGTGGCCTGACTCGGCTCGACTTTTACGAGAAAGAATTGGACCATCGAGGCCGAGTTTAAGCCGCTCCAAATGACGCTTTCCGAAGCCGGGGGGACTGCCCCTCCATCGTCAACTTTCACCCCGCGGGGGGGCCTGCCCCTCGTTGAATAAAACAAAAACACCATCCTCTGTCCATCTCGTAACGTAACCTGACATTGCTACAAACTTCGCAATGGCTGCTTCTTTTTTCTCACTTGAGGGTCAGACTGCTCTCATCACTGGTGGCACCCGTGGCATTGGCCAGGCCGTCGCAATTGGCCTTGCCGAGGCTGGTGCCGACATCATCCTGGTCCAGGTACGTCATCTCATGAGAACTCTGGGAGAAAAGGTGGTGCTGACATGAGGGCTGTAGCGGGATACCACTGTCAACTCGACAAAGGAGGCTATCGAGAAACTGGGCCGAAAGGCCTTCATCTACACTGCCGACCTGTCGTCGCAAGAATCTGTTGCTGCCCTCGTGCCCAAGGTTCTTGACGATGGACACCAGATTCGCATCCTGATCAACTGCGCCGGTATTCAGCGACGACATCCTTGCGAGGAGTTTCCCGATAGCGACTTCAACGAGGTATGTATCTAACCATCTCCATTGCCCGTTTGGGCAATACTAACACACTCAGGTCATCCAAGTAAACCTCAACTCCGTCTTCACCCTCTGCCGCGACGTCGGCGCCCACATGCTCAAGCTCGAGCCCTCCCCCGTCACCGGCCGCCGCggcagcatcatcaacttTGCCTCGCTGCTCACCTTCCAGGGCGGCTTCACCGTCCCCGCCTACGCCGCGTCCAAGGGCGCCGTGGGCCAGATCACAAAGAGCTTCGCCAACGAGTGGACGTCCAAGGGCATCACGGTCAACGCCATCGCCCCCGGCTACATCGCCACAGACATGAACGAGGCTCTGCTGGCGAACCCTGAGCGCCTGGCTAGCATCACCTCGCGCATTCCTGCCGGCAAATGGGGTTCCCCGGAGGACTTCAAGGGTACGTCGGTGTATCTGGCGAGCAAGGCCAGTGGCTACGTGAGCGGTCACATCTTGGTTGTGGATGGTGGCTGGATGGGCCGGTAAAATGTTTAGCACGGTGGATGAATACCCAGGACGAAACGAGTATGAATAGAGCATAATAACTTGACCCTAAATTAAAAACAAGGTGCCTTGATCAATCTAAGAAAGATTGTGAAATGCGCCTCTTGGGCAATTGTGACTCAGTTGGTCTGAGGCCAGATCATGACGGCATGGGGAGGGCCCAGATCCAACCCCAGACGCGTCTGAAAACCTCGGGAGGGAAAGGTTATCATCAACTTACACCAAGTACCTATCCCTACGACTTGGGGATGCTGGTTAGGTATTTGTGGTTTCAGGGACCAAAACAAAGCTCGACGCGGGGAGGGAGGGTCAGCTCCGGATCTCGAAGCAAACATGGGGGTTCTAGGCGATGCCAAGGTCGGGGCGTGGTTCTTGAGTGCTTGCGTGCTTGCgtgctgagctgagctgagctgagctgaactGATAAGCAGAAGCCGAGAGGCGTCTTGGTTCCTAGTTTCTGCGCTGAAGTCATCCATTGTTTGTTGGGCTGATTATCCCTGTCGGTTCTCCTGTGTCCCGGAACGAGTGCCGCGATCCGTGAAGCTGCACTCACCATTGCCGCAACATCTCAATCATCGAGATGATATGCGGAAGCTGTCCCTATCTGTCTTTTCAAAGTAAACAAGCCATACAAATTTGAGTCGCGAATGTTTTTTCTCTGGCATGGACAGTCTTGCAAAGAGATTATCGTGTTTGAGATATCCAGGAACGCCCGAGATTGCCGGATGATGCAAAGGGTACATGAAATAGCTCCAAATGAAGCCAAGACCAGAACAAACTCTAACGAGGCCGTTGCAACAGCCTCACAGACGCCAAATTCTCCTTGAAGCTGAGATGTAATGATTTTGAAAAGAGTAAAGGCCGTGCGACAGAAACCATATAATTTACTCCAGGAGGAGGCTTTGTAAGGTACCTAAGCCTTTGCATAAAGACATGGCGCCCTTTTCGCTGGCGATCACATGCAAATTTGTTTCACATCTCGCCATCTCTTCGCGTCTGAGGCTTTGCTCTCTTCACAGGCACCCTTGTTATTatccccatgcccatgccacACTCCCAACGACATGCCATGCCCATCCGCCCTTTGCCACGTTCTTATCAACATTCCAGCCGTATCATTGGTGTTGAGTGCGGCAAGGCGGCCACCGTCGTTACAATGTTCTCCTGGCTACTTCGGAGCTTCTCTAAAGCCTCCCCTCGAATCTGTGCCCTCTCTCTTTTCAGAACTCGGACCCTTGAATGCCAGCCTCTTTAATGAGCTTTTGAGACCTAAATAATAGTCCCCGACGTTTACTTGAGTCCAGTTTCCACTCTCGCTCCATGCTCTCTCCGAAAGAGCCTCgatcctcaacaccatggacAGCCAGAGCATCATGTCCGACGCCGAGGCTGTACCTCCACCGCAGCCGGGCCGCACTCTGCTGCCCTCGCCGGTTGCTCAGGCCGTCAGTCTCGCGACGCGTTCGACATGCCTAGCCATTCGACTCAGTTCGACCGCTGGCTCTTACGGCCTCGGTGCCGCAAAGGTCACTACCCTATCCTCCCTGGAACTCGCTCGCAGCATGGTCGAAACCGTACTGGGTCGTGCTGGAAGAGAAACCCTTGTACGATCCCGAAGCGAtctggctgctgctgaagcCGAGTCCATCATTGAACGAAGTCTCGAGAACCTTCACCATGCCATGTCACAGGCCGTCTTCTGGACGAGCGCTGGCTTCCACTTGACCAGCACAACATTTTCCATGGCTTCAGGGGTCTCGCAACTAATCTTGTCATCACTTGATCAATTGTTTGGGTCTACTGATTCGTCTCGAGCCATTGCCAGCATCATCACCTTGATCCGACGCGAGTTCACAGACACCTCTAttggagttgaaggagaGACCGTTGGCGTCATggaccttgtccttggcttgTGCGCATTGGCATACCTACAACGATGGTGCTGGAAGATGGTTGATGAGGACAAGCGTCGGCAAGAGTGTGAAGAGGTCATTTGGGATGTTGTTGTCTTGAATGACGGCGAAAGGATCGATATCCAAGATCGTGCCCCTCGAAGCCCTCTCCGCACAAAGCCCACGATACCGCCTTCACGAGGTAACAGTCCTAGCATGTTGCGAAGGGAGGTGGTAGAGGTACCCCAATCAGCCCCGACcgatgacgaagaagcaGTGGTGTGCCGACTCAAGGATGAAATGGTTAAGCTACTCCCTGCCGACACCTCCGTCACCATTTCGAATTCCGTCACTTCAACACAGACAATCACGATCGATGTCAATGGACCCAACCCCTTCCCCCTACCTACACTCCCTGGCGCAGAGATCATCGAGACCAATGCATCACGACCCCAAGGGGGTAGTCGTCTCAGCCAACTATCAGATGGGCCAGCTGAAGCCTCAAGTTACCGCGTCGTCTACAAGCTTGAAAGGTCTAGGACCGGAGACACCTCGTTCAAGAGCTGTGAAGAGCCTCCAAACTCTCCACCTGTAATCGAGTTACCGGATGACGGAACTCAAGAAGAAGTGCCCCCAAATCCGCCACCAAAGCCAGCCAAGAAGACAAGGTCACCTGGAACCAAGTCTCCCCCGCCACGATGCTCGAGGGTCGCCAAGACTCTCAATGAGCAATCGTCTCGAAGCTCCTCGCAAGCAACCGTTAGGCCTCGAACCAGTGCAGCGACTCGAGACGAAAAGGGAAGACTATCACGGGCAAATTCTCCTGCCACACCACCAACTTCGCCAACAGAACCCCAGAAACCCTCCAGTTCGCAACGCGAGGCAAACCAGAAGAGGCCTCGGGCACCAATCAGTGCAACTAACATCCGCAATAAATCCAACGGTTCCCGAGAGACGCTTGCAACATCCAGGAAAGTTCTGCCCAAGAGAAAATCAGACTCGTCGACCAGTAGTAGCCAGACATCAGAGAAGAAAAGTGGTCTGAGACAAGTCCTTCGAGAAGGAAGTCAATCACTCTCCAACATTTGGCACAAGGACACTCCTTCAAACGACAGCAAACCAAGGCCTCGATCAAGAGCCTCGACTATCACAAAGCCCAACAACATCAAATCAATCACCAGCCCGCCCTCATCAGTAGAGCAGCGGCGTATTGAAAAGGCAGAGATGATCCCGCGCAACTCTTCCCGTGCAAGTTATGTTTCCGTCCACGAGCGTCGACGCGACTCCATGATCTCTCAAACAGACACATACTCCATCCAATCAGCCAACCCAGGTTCAAATCATTCGCCCAGTGTGTCCGTGAGTGGGATTACGTTTGACTCTTCCTGGGCAAAGAGCTCTCAGCAAGCCGGTCTTCTTGAACCACCTCAGTTCAGTCACCATCGTGTGCTTCGGAAAGCCCCAAGCCTATATAGTTTGGCTTCGAATGACTCTCAGTCATCTTTGGTTCTGTCTTATTACTACCAAAAGAGCGCGTACACGGCGACAGATGCGCTTGGTGGTCTCCGGCGCGATGGCATAGTTGACGGCACTTTTCCCCAGGCACATGTTCTTCGCAACATCACGAGATACATGCGGTTCTCATCTGCTTCTTATGGTTCTGCATTCTTGAAGTTTATGGGAATATCCAAAGAAATGCCTCTCTTGAGAGCTTGGGATAGCACTCACACAGATGTTCGACACTTTGTTCATCATACCGAGTCGGATACCCACAGTATCCTCCTGGCCTCGTTTGTCGACCCTCAGGGTGGAACAGACTCGAGCGGCTCAACCGGGACAGGCGTGCCTCTTGTGCACTACATCTCGTTGGACCACGATGCCAAGGCAGTCGTCCTCGCTTGTCGTGGAACCCTGGGGTTTGAGGATGTCTTGGCTGACATGACTTGTGATTACGATGTCCTCACCTGGCGTGGACGAGGTCACAAGGTACACAAGGGTGTCCATGCCTCCGCTCGCCGCTTGCTGTACGGAGGTGACAGACGTGTTTTGCTTACCCTTCGGGAGGCATTGCTCGAGTTCCCAGATTATGGACTCGTGCTTTGTGGGCACTCGCTGGGAGGCGCTGTAACAGCACTTCTTGGAGTTATGCTCTCGGAACCAAACCCCACTGGTACTGGCTTCGTCACTGCGACTGATGCTCCAGACAGATCAGTTGGTGATCAAAAGTCTGACGGGCTACTCCCCATCCACTCTACTCTGCCACCGAGACGCCCGATTCATGTTTACGCATATGGGCCTCCTGGCACAATGTCGGCCTCTCTCCGCAAACGCACCCGTGgccttattactactatCGTCCATGGAAACGACATTGTACCTTATCTGTCGCTTGGTGCGCTACACGACTTCCAGGCAGTTGCACTTGCTTTCAAGAATGACCAGCaacaggccaaggccgagattcGTCAGCGAATATGGCAGGCCTTCCAAACAGGGATAGCAGACAAGTGGTATGGTGGGTTGCCTTCGGTTCCCTCAGGGGATACATCTAGATGGGGGTATTCTGTCTTGCAAGGCCTGAGAGCAGGCATGACGAACCGAAAGCTGGTGCCACCAGGAGAGGTGTTCACCATTGAGAGCCAAAGGGTTTTGAGACGCGATGCCTTTCTCCTTTTGGAGGAAGACAACATCGGCAAGCCGGCGCAGCGGATTGTGCTCAAGTACGTCAAGGACGTCGAGGCGCGATTCAGGGAGATGAGGTTTGGGACGAGCATGTTGGTTGATCACAACCCGGCCAAGTATGAGGAGGCTTTGAACAAGCTTCGCCTCGGAATTGCAGAGTAACGTTGATGACTGATACCCAGGGGAGTATAGTTATGATGGTTAGAGTTTTAGCTTTAGCCGTAGATGTACAGTAGTGTTGGTTTATGGATAATTTATAACGAGTAGGATGACGGGGTTAAAATAGGAATGAATCGTTACATTTTATCGCATTGACTACACATCTTCTCTCATAAACAACGTGTCTAAATACTGACTTAATCCGCCGTCGTGGTAATTATCttgccctcatcatcataaAAGATCTCCTTCACCTTGACAGACCGAAGGTGATCCACGCCCTTGCTCAGTTCACAGTCGTGATGAAACAAATACGTCTTGCCCTTGAACTCAACAATGGAATGGTGCGTCGTCCATCCCAGAACAGGTTCCAAGATACGCCCGCCGTAGGTGAATGGTCCAAGGGGAGACTTGCCCGTGGCGAAGCAGAGGAAGTGGGTGTCACCGGTAGAGTAGGAGAAGTAGTAAGTGTCACCTCTCTTGTGCACCCACGCAGCCTCAAAGAAGCGACGATCGTGGTCGTCGCCTAGGATCGGCTTACCCGTCTCTGGTGCGAGGATGGTAATCTCTTGAACCTCGCCTTCGAACTGATGCATGTCTTCGGTGAGCTTGCCGACCCTTGGTCCCTGGGCGACCACCCCTTCACCGCTGACTTCCTTGGGGCCCTGCCATTCTGGGTCAAAGATGTCGTTGCCCTTTTGGTAGCACTGGAGCTGTCCGCCCCAGAGACCGCCAAAGTAGAGGTACGCCTGAccgtcatcgtcgacgaAGGACGCTGGGTCGATGCTGTAACTCCCCTTGATAGGCTCAGGATCCGGCGTGAACGGGCCCTCTGGCTTATCCCCGACCGCAACGCCGAGACGAAAGATGCCCTCCTTGTCCCTGGCAGGGAAGTACAGGTAATACTTGCCGTTCTTCTCGGCGGCGTCGGGGGCCCAGAGCTGCTTGGAGACCCAGGGAAcgtcctccatcttcaagacCACACCGTGGTCGGTGACCTCGCCGGGGGGTGAGAGGCTGTCAGTACTAAAGACGTGGTAGTCGGCCATGTCGTACTGGTCGCCATTGTCGTTGAACTTGATGTCTGTCTCGCGGTCGTGCGAGGGATAGATGTAAACCCTGCCATTGAAGACGTGGGCCGAGGGGTCGGCGGTATAAATGTTTGTAATGAGGGGCGCCATATTGGCAAGTTTCAGAAGAAGGCGTGTATAAACAAGAGTTTGATGTGTTTGGATATAAGTCGTGCGATGTGAAGCTTGGGAAGTGGCTCAATATATGATGTGAGACCCCGCGTATACTTGCAAGGTCCATGTGAAGCTCTACCCCAGACAAATCATGCAATTTATCCAGAGGTACCCCCCAATTTAcccgcttcttcctctcagcCGCCTAATAGTAGTGCAGGCAAATTGTCTTTGGACCTTTCAAGGTGGGTTCATGTGGTCGGGATGCCGGCTCGGTAATCCGGCGGGCGGGGTTCACGGCGCGGAGTCGAGATTCGGCGACGACACCGCGTTGGAGCTATGAAACCCGAGTGGGCGGTTCATGCCATATCCGTTCGATGAAAGACGACTTTTTGACAAGACAGCCGTGGCGGTGGGGAGGCCAAGACTCACAAGACCTCGATGCCGGTATTTCTCCAGGGTAAATAGCATTGTCGGCTGTGACATCTGGTGACATCCATGATGGCCAGCCTTGGACTTGAGGTATGCTTGTCCCATGTGACGGTTTTGTGTGATGGTGTAGACGAAAGCCTTGAGGCTCGTCATGCTTTTGAAACTTTCAATGAGCCGGCTGGTAGGCGGCAAGATGGTTCGTTCAAACCTGCTCCACGAGGCATTAATGTGCGACGATGAAACGCCTTTTTGCCCTGCAGGGCAAGCCACAGAGCGCGCAGAGCCTTGTATCCCTCTTCGATGCTGTAATTCGGCCTCTCATGGATCTAGAAGTCTTGGATGCCCGTCTCGCCCCGTCTTGGTTGTTGGTCTGTCCCCGAAGCCTCATCGTCAACCCAGCTcggctcttcatcatcgaacCAGGCGTCTTGGGCATCCTGCCTGATCATAGTATCAAGGTCTTCATCCCCATCGATGGGACGATAATCAATGTCTTCGTCGAGACCGTGGACGAATCGCTCTTCCAGAAATGCATGCCACAACTGCAGACCATGAGCCTTGTCGGTCGCTGGCTTTTCCCACGGGTGTTCGAGGTCGCCGTCAGAGTTCTCTATGCCGTTCGGCGTGCGCCCTGATCCATTTGACTCTTTCAACTTGGAGAGCTTGGACTCTCCTCGTTGTAGGTCAGCCTCAAGGGTCCTGCCATAGCCCTTCACCTTGCCCTCAGCTTCACGTTCCGAGGCTGTCTGAAACCGCTTCACCAGGCGTTCATAGAGAACGGGATCTAGTCGCAGGTCAGCTTTCAAGTCCGACGAGGTAGATTGAATGAAATACCTGCTAGTTCATGCTCTATACTCTCAAAGTAGGATGGGTGTCGTGCCAAATGCTCACGCCGCCGATTCTGCGCCTGGATTTGCGCAAGCCGCCTTGGCGATTTGGGTCCACGGGGAATTGGCTTGTCGAGCGTCTCCTCACTTTGAGGCAGTATAGGATGAAGAATCGGTGCCATTTTGAAAGGATTAATGAGCGTGGACTGAAACGATTGATGAAGGGTGAGAGTTGGATATCATAGCCTCTGGTGATTGATAATTGGACATGTTGAGTGTACAAAAAAGTTAAGGGCTACTTCATAAGCTGACATAATTATAGGCACGCTCTTCTCATAAGCCTAATCATAAATCATCTAATATTTATGTCAGCTGGCTAGAATGGGTGTTCTTTTTTGTGAGCCAGTGTCTGCACAGTGGAGATCCCCCGCCAAAGCTTGATTTCGTCACTCATCATGTTTCAATATTACTTGATGATCTCTTCCTTTGCCACTACCAATGTTGACATCGACTTCAACTTGATTAACCGCTAGCAGCATCAGGTGCCTCTCCTATGGATGCCCGAACGAGTGCCAGCATGCATGGTGCCAGAAAGGATGCTCACACCTTGCCAAAACCTATCACTTTCGCCCGCATTGGGGCAACAACACTGACATGAAATCCAGGCAAACAACACACAACAAACGCGCAGGCGGTAGACGCGGTGGCATGTGAAGAGGCGCGCCGCAGCGCATGTGAGATGTGACAGCGTAAAGGTGGATTCTTCAGAAGCCTCAGCCGAACAGACAGGATCAAACACATCCCAATCCGATCGAAACGGGGCTTAAAGACCCAAAGAACCGGATCGCCGGGGTTCCGTTGTGAGGGATTGGGGCTTGATTGATCATCTTTGACAGTCCGGGTGAGGCGACAGAAGAGCACGTCGACGACCCAACTTGGATGACCCCTGTCGGATGGAGACGCTCGGGAGGGCGTTGAATGGGCGGAATAGCCTTGGATGGATGCAATGAGCTGTGCATTGTACAGCTCCAGGGCCGCGCTGGCTCGGCTTTAAATTACCACACCAGAAGCATGCGTGCGCAATCGTGGGCTATCGATGTTCGACAGCCCAAGCTGGACGAGGGGAGCATCACGGTGACCAAATTTTGGGCGACGCCGTATTTccccctcctcatcttctttttttccatatcatcatcgccatcttcttGCTTCTCCCTCATTCCGGTTTCTGGACTCCTTTTTTGCTTACCGTCTATTTCTCTCCTTAATCATCATATGTGACATCAGCCTCATTTCTGATACCCTGTCCGAGGGACCTTGGTCATCGTCGATGTTGCGAAGCTACTGACCGGCTGGCCACGCACCCTGCGGCCTTCATTCTTTTcatcttttctttcttgtgTTCCGGTTTTCGCACGCCTTTCCTTTCGAGCGGATCTCTCGTCATCTGTGAGCAATTGGTATCCCCTCTTCCTTGTCTCACCCGCCCTGCCATCCCACCtggagctccagctccagctccagctccacgCCTCGGCCGTGTCCTGCCAGCTCAGCAGGCCCATGCCGTCCTGATGGGGGCTACCGACATTGCCTCGCGCCTCAGAGCCAAGTTCACAAAGCGAAGGCATTCGACTGCTGGCTCGCTGGCATCGTCAGCTCAGAGCTTCACCGACACAACATCGTCGCTCGGCAGCCGCCCCTTCTGGGATCGGGATCGAGCTCGCCAGGGGTCTGGCGCTGAAGGGGACCGCTCCTCTCGCCGGGCCGTCAGCCATTCTCGAGGTACCGCGAGCACAAGGCGTGGAATGACATCAACGCCCGATGGCTCCCAACAACAAGATGAGAGtgaagaggttgaggttTGCCCAAAAAGTTCAGATATAGCAAACTCAATCGCGGCTGCGGACAGCTCCTCGGAGTCGGCGGTTCCACCGGCTCTTGACCATTCCACAGCGCCAGACACAGCGACCAGTTCAGTGCCGAAACAACCGGCCTCGCCTGAAGACCACCAGAGCCTCGGCGGCTTGCCGCTTACAACCGTCGCTAGCTCCAGTGACCAGCCTCTGCCGAGAAACGATCTGCAAGGCTCCTTACATCCACCGCAACCTCGTCCACCGCGCTTGACTTCTCCTTCGTTCAAGCCATTAGATTCCTCGTCgccctcatcgtcgccatctcGACCGCGTCAGGCCAGCTCGAACCTCGGCCGCATCCACGAAGACGCAACCTCCGCGTCACCAGTGTCTCCAACGGCCCCCTCAAGGTCGGTCCCTGACCTTGACTTGGACACTGGTGCTGAAGCTGCCCGACACCATGACGACGAGCCGTTGAGTC
The window above is part of the Fusarium falciforme chromosome 3, complete sequence genome. Proteins encoded here:
- a CDS encoding Lipase-3 domain-containing protein; this encodes MDSQSIMSDAEAVPPPQPGRTLLPSPVAQAVSLATRSTCLAIRLSSTAGSYGLGAAKVTTLSSLELARSMVETVLGRAGRETLVRSRSDLAAAEAESIIERSLENLHHAMSQAVFWTSAGFHLTSTTFSMASGVSQLILSSLDQLFGSTDSSRAIASIITLIRREFTDTSIGVEGETVGVMDLVLGLCALAYLQRWCWKMVDEDKRRQECEEVIWDVVVLNDGERIDIQDRAPRSPLRTKPTIPPSRGNSPSMLRREVVEVPQSAPTDDEEAVVCRLKDEMVKLLPADTSVTISNSVTSTQTITIDVNGPNPFPLPTLPGAEIIETNASRPQGGSRLSQLSDGPAEASSYRVVYKLERSRTGDTSFKSCEEPPNSPPVIELPDDGTQEEVPPNPPPKPAKKTRSPGTKSPPPRCSRVAKTLNEQSSRSSSQATVRPRTSAATRDEKGRLSRANSPATPPTSPTEPQKPSSSQREANQKRPRAPISATNIRNKSNGSRETLATSRKVLPKRKSDSSTSSSQTSEKKSGLRQVLREGSQSLSNIWHKDTPSNDSKPRPRSRASTITKPNNIKSITSPPSSVEQRRIEKAEMIPRNSSRASYVSVHERRRDSMISQTDTYSIQSANPGSNHSPSVSVSGITFDSSWAKSSQQAGLLEPPQFSHHRVLRKAPSLYSLASNDSQSSLVLSYYYQKSAYTATDALGGLRRDGIVDGTFPQAHVLRNITRYMRFSSASYGSAFLKFMGISKEMPLLRAWDSTHTDVRHFVHHTESDTHSILLASFVDPQGGTDSSGSTGTGVPLVHYISLDHDAKAVVLACRGTLGFEDVLADMTCDYDVLTWRGRGHKVHKGVHASARRLLYGGDRRVLLTLREALLEFPDYGLVLCGHSLGGAVTALLGVMLSEPNPTGTGFVTATDAPDRSVGDQKSDGLLPIHSTLPPRRPIHVYAYGPPGTMSASLRKRTRGLITTIVHGNDIVPYLSLGALHDFQAVALAFKNDQQQAKAEIRQRIWQAFQTGIADKWYGGLPSVPSGDTSRWGYSVLQGLRAGMTNRKLVPPGEVFTIESQRVLRRDAFLLLEEDNIGKPAQRIVLKYVKDVEARFREMRFGTSMLVDHNPAKYEEALNKLRLGIAE